The Gemmata palustris genome includes a region encoding these proteins:
- a CDS encoding polyphosphate polymerase domain-containing protein — MAEATDSTFGAAGAASSLQSPSLFGLGAEAEAATAYEVKFLLTEEQVAEIVSRVTGKLALDSFADPALGNAYITTSVYTDTPNFDVFYRTEGYDRDKFRVRRYGLTGPVFVERKTKNGDKVRKHRVRISATEVPDLAAPVLNGEWAGEWFHSQLLQKQLRPVCRVAYERVAYLGTADGGTVRLTFDRNIRGVLAGEWKLEAVGPVPALVDRVVAEFKFRTAMPALFKGIVADLGLTPTPVSKYRTFVHAAGLAPAKTANATACG; from the coding sequence ATGGCGGAGGCGACGGATTCGACTTTCGGCGCTGCGGGTGCGGCGAGTTCGTTGCAATCACCTTCGCTTTTCGGCCTCGGTGCGGAAGCCGAGGCCGCCACCGCCTACGAGGTGAAGTTCCTGCTGACCGAGGAGCAGGTCGCCGAGATCGTCTCCCGGGTAACGGGGAAACTGGCCCTCGATTCGTTCGCGGACCCGGCCCTGGGCAATGCGTACATCACGACGAGCGTGTACACGGACACCCCGAACTTCGACGTGTTCTACCGGACCGAGGGGTACGATCGCGATAAGTTCCGGGTCCGGCGCTACGGCCTAACCGGTCCCGTGTTCGTCGAGCGCAAGACCAAGAACGGGGACAAGGTGCGCAAGCACCGGGTGCGCATCAGTGCGACCGAGGTACCGGACCTCGCGGCCCCAGTTCTTAATGGCGAGTGGGCCGGGGAGTGGTTCCACAGCCAGCTCCTTCAGAAGCAGCTCCGGCCCGTGTGCCGCGTGGCCTACGAGCGCGTCGCGTACCTGGGCACGGCGGACGGCGGAACCGTGCGCCTGACCTTCGACCGCAACATCCGCGGGGTGCTGGCGGGCGAGTGGAAGCTCGAGGCCGTGGGGCCGGTCCCGGCGCTCGTGGACCGGGTCGTGGCCGAGTTCAAGTTCCGTACCGCGATGCCCGCGCTGTTTAAGGGCATTGTGGCGGACCTGGGGCTCACCCCCACGCCCGTTTCCAAGTACCGCACGTTCGTACACGCGGCCGGGCTCGCACCCGCAAAGACCGCGAACGCCACTGCGTGCGGATGA
- a CDS encoding CBS domain-containing protein, producing the protein MSALTLHANTAADLMSAAPVSLVDTATVAEASAFLTERGFGAAVVINPGGHPVGVVTKTDILLHARHAGGTSPTDTTPVTEVMTPAVYTIRVEAPARSVIEQLLELGIHHLFVVDPSGVVVGVISPVDVLKKLR; encoded by the coding sequence ATGTCCGCGCTCACTCTTCACGCCAACACCGCGGCCGATCTGATGAGCGCTGCGCCAGTCTCGCTAGTTGACACCGCGACCGTTGCAGAAGCATCCGCGTTCCTCACCGAGCGCGGGTTCGGCGCCGCGGTGGTGATTAACCCCGGTGGGCACCCGGTCGGCGTGGTCACGAAGACGGACATTCTCCTCCACGCGCGTCACGCGGGCGGCACCAGCCCGACCGACACGACCCCGGTGACCGAGGTGATGACCCCCGCGGTGTACACGATCCGCGTGGAAGCGCCAGCCCGGTCGGTGATCGAACAGCTACTCGAACTCGGTATCCACCACCTGTTCGTGGTGGACCCGAGTGGCGTCGTGGTCGGCGTGATTAGCCCCGTGGACGTGCTGAAAAAGTTACGGTGA
- a CDS encoding DUF1592 domain-containing protein has product MIATRSRLFWGSVLLLASVAPARAQDRVPFEAQVRTFADAHCVSCHGPDVQRGELRLDTLPLKLTDPGAAATWVKVFDRVARGEMPPKSKERPPEKDTQALLAGLQTRLHDASRDRQQVDGRVALRRLNRTEYETTLRDLLGSNVEVKDLLPDDNVAAGFDNVSAVLDVSSAHLLRYQDAAEKALRTVIPTRPRAEFKERRTGRQVTEKVAGLKDLLGKVVRLDGDTLVMHVRPWGHVPCATAPAPQAGRYRVRASVFVVGTGGKPLPVMLSCRDQYGRDDADVRAVRDVPAGAPTVIEGEFDLTTRQVIVFTGWSLPETPRTLALSKDPLDKYPGPGLAVEWVEIEGPIGAWPGAGYENLFGGVPLKPTSVAKLIAAGRPEPPQPAKRNPDSYIYDPLTPAPARPREEADRLVRAFLPRAFRRPVSKDLADYYVKTVHAALAQKVPFADAMLLGYKTALCSPHFLFLTEPTDARAKNPRLDDYAVASRLSYFLWSTAPDAELFKLAGEGALTKPAVLRTQVERMLNDPRAARFTANFAGQWLDLRNINATSPDPQLYGEFDDFLFWSMPRETQLFFEEILKNDLSLTNFVHSDWTVLNQRLAHHYGIADVAGGEFRKVKLAPGSHRGGVLTQAAVLKVTADGTRTSPVLRGKWVLDKIVGLPPAPPPQDIPSIEPDIRGATTIRQQLDKHRNTPACASCHKHIDPPGFALETFDVIGGWREFYRGTRGTSVELVNYPGRKIFRGLDVEKGGETPAGKPFKDVDDYKLVLLADKDQLARNLAQKLVVYATGADVQFADREVIEHLVAKAREKNYAFRSLIHEVVQSRVFLNK; this is encoded by the coding sequence ATGATCGCAACCCGTTCCCGTTTGTTTTGGGGGAGCGTCCTCCTGCTAGCCTCGGTTGCTCCCGCTCGTGCCCAGGATCGCGTTCCCTTCGAGGCGCAGGTCCGCACATTTGCTGACGCGCACTGCGTGAGTTGCCACGGACCCGATGTCCAGCGCGGGGAGTTGCGCCTCGACACACTCCCGTTAAAGTTGACCGATCCGGGCGCGGCCGCGACCTGGGTGAAGGTGTTCGACCGCGTCGCGCGCGGGGAGATGCCGCCCAAGAGCAAAGAGCGCCCGCCGGAGAAGGACACACAGGCGCTGCTCGCCGGGTTACAGACGCGCCTCCACGATGCGTCGCGGGACCGGCAGCAGGTGGACGGGCGCGTCGCGCTCCGGCGCCTCAACCGGACCGAGTACGAAACGACGCTGCGCGACCTGCTCGGCTCGAACGTCGAGGTGAAAGACCTGCTGCCCGACGACAACGTCGCGGCCGGGTTCGACAACGTGAGCGCGGTTCTCGATGTCTCCTCCGCGCACCTGCTGCGATACCAGGACGCGGCCGAGAAAGCGCTGCGCACCGTGATCCCGACGCGCCCGCGGGCCGAGTTCAAGGAGCGCCGGACCGGGCGCCAGGTCACCGAGAAGGTCGCGGGGCTCAAGGATCTGCTCGGCAAAGTGGTCCGGCTCGACGGCGACACGCTCGTCATGCACGTCCGCCCCTGGGGGCACGTTCCGTGCGCAACGGCCCCCGCGCCGCAGGCCGGGCGCTACCGCGTCCGGGCGTCGGTTTTCGTCGTGGGCACCGGCGGCAAACCGCTCCCGGTGATGCTCTCGTGCCGCGACCAGTATGGGCGCGACGACGCCGACGTGCGGGCCGTGCGCGACGTGCCCGCGGGGGCGCCCACGGTCATCGAGGGCGAATTCGACTTGACCACGCGGCAGGTGATCGTCTTCACCGGGTGGTCGTTACCCGAGACGCCGCGGACCCTCGCGCTGAGTAAAGACCCGCTCGACAAGTACCCGGGTCCGGGGCTGGCCGTGGAATGGGTCGAAATCGAAGGGCCGATCGGCGCGTGGCCCGGCGCGGGGTACGAGAACCTGTTTGGCGGGGTGCCGTTGAAGCCGACGTCCGTCGCGAAACTCATCGCCGCCGGGCGCCCGGAACCGCCGCAGCCCGCGAAGCGCAACCCGGACTCCTACATCTATGATCCGCTCACCCCGGCCCCGGCGCGCCCGCGCGAGGAGGCCGACCGGCTCGTGCGGGCGTTCCTCCCGCGGGCCTTCCGCCGGCCCGTTTCAAAGGACCTTGCGGACTACTACGTGAAGACGGTCCACGCGGCGCTCGCCCAGAAGGTGCCGTTCGCGGACGCGATGCTGCTGGGATACAAGACCGCGCTCTGCTCGCCGCACTTCCTCTTTCTCACCGAACCGACCGATGCGCGGGCCAAGAACCCGCGCCTGGACGATTACGCGGTCGCTTCGCGGTTGAGTTACTTCCTCTGGTCGACCGCGCCGGACGCGGAACTGTTCAAACTCGCGGGGGAGGGCGCGTTAACAAAGCCCGCGGTCCTGCGGACACAGGTGGAGCGGATGCTCAACGACCCCAGGGCCGCGCGTTTCACGGCCAACTTCGCCGGGCAGTGGCTCGACCTGCGGAACATTAACGCGACCTCACCGGACCCGCAACTGTACGGCGAGTTCGACGACTTCCTGTTCTGGTCGATGCCGCGCGAGACGCAACTGTTCTTCGAGGAGATCCTGAAGAACGACCTGAGTCTGACGAACTTCGTTCACTCGGACTGGACCGTCCTGAACCAGCGGCTCGCGCACCACTACGGGATCGCGGACGTGGCCGGGGGCGAGTTCCGAAAGGTGAAGCTCGCGCCGGGCAGTCACCGCGGGGGCGTTCTGACGCAGGCCGCGGTTCTGAAGGTGACCGCCGACGGCACGCGCACGTCGCCCGTGCTCCGCGGGAAGTGGGTGCTCGACAAAATCGTGGGCCTGCCCCCGGCCCCGCCCCCGCAAGACATCCCGTCTATCGAACCGGACATTCGCGGGGCGACGACGATCCGCCAGCAGCTCGACAAGCACCGCAACACGCCCGCGTGCGCGTCGTGCCACAAGCACATCGACCCGCCCGGCTTCGCTCTGGAAACGTTCGACGTCATCGGCGGGTGGCGCGAGTTCTACCGCGGCACGCGCGGCACGTCCGTGGAGCTGGTGAACTACCCGGGCCGAAAAATCTTCCGCGGACTGGACGTCGAGAAGGGCGGCGAGACCCCGGCCGGTAAACCGTTCAAGGACGTCGACGATTACAAGCTCGTTCTGCTCGCCGACAAGGACCAACTCGCCCGCAACCTCGCGCAGAAACTCGTCGTTTACGCCACCGGCGCGGACGTTCAGTTCGCCGACCGCGAAGTGATCGAGCACCTGGTCGCGAAAGCGCGGGAGAAGAACTACGCGTTCCGCTCGCTGATTCACGAGGTCGTGCAGAGTCGCGTGTTCCTGAACAAGTAG
- a CDS encoding CotH kinase family protein: MHRRLFALPAACLAAALVALCAPSGFTQPDKGGKGGFGGPPGGGERKILSEFDKNKDGWLNAEERKPAREAAKQGGGGRFGGPKGGFGRGEAGKPGPKVAPGEVKNFPDAKLYDPTVLRTIFLEFENSDWEAELQDFHGTDVDVPATVTVDGKKYANVGVHFRGMSSYMGVGAGSKRSLNLSFDTADSKQRIYGAKTLNLLNSHEDPTMMSTVLYSHIAGQYIPTPKANFVKVVVNGESWGIYGSVQQFDKAFLSENYKSTKGTRWKVRGSPGGRGGLEYFGEDAAAYKRVFEMKGNENEAAWKALINLCKVLNQTPADKLEEALKPILDVEGVLWFLALDNALINCDGYWIRSSDYSICLDDKGKFHIVPHDMNEAFRPAGGPGMGGPGGGMVFRMPPPGVILPPPAQDTLQLTEEQKKKLAEVQKSVDEQIEKLLTDDQRKTFKEMKDRAAAGGPGGGFGGPGGGGPGGGFGGPGGPGGGMGGGRAGGGVELDPLVGLTDASKPLRSKLLAVPAFKAKYLANVKKIAEESLDWKKLGPVVAGFRKQIEKEVEIDSRKLDSFEAFKRNTDDTAPTAGGGPGGPGGRGPGGQGMNIRAFAEQRQKYLLSNADVKKAGQ; the protein is encoded by the coding sequence ATGCACCGACGATTATTCGCGTTGCCCGCGGCGTGCCTCGCCGCGGCGCTGGTGGCGCTCTGCGCGCCGAGCGGGTTCACTCAACCCGACAAGGGCGGGAAGGGCGGGTTCGGTGGCCCCCCGGGTGGCGGGGAGCGGAAGATCCTCTCCGAGTTCGACAAAAATAAAGACGGCTGGCTGAACGCCGAGGAGCGCAAGCCGGCGCGCGAGGCCGCGAAACAGGGCGGCGGGGGCCGGTTCGGTGGGCCGAAGGGCGGGTTCGGGCGCGGGGAGGCCGGAAAGCCCGGACCGAAGGTCGCGCCGGGCGAGGTCAAGAACTTCCCGGACGCGAAGCTCTATGACCCCACCGTGCTCCGCACGATCTTCCTGGAGTTCGAGAACTCGGACTGGGAAGCGGAACTTCAGGACTTCCACGGCACCGACGTGGACGTGCCCGCGACCGTCACCGTGGACGGCAAGAAGTACGCGAACGTCGGCGTCCACTTCCGCGGGATGTCGTCGTACATGGGGGTCGGGGCCGGCTCGAAGCGGTCGCTGAACCTGTCCTTTGACACGGCCGACAGCAAGCAGCGGATCTACGGCGCCAAGACGCTGAACCTGCTCAACAGTCACGAAGACCCGACGATGATGAGCACGGTGCTGTACTCGCACATCGCGGGGCAGTACATCCCGACGCCGAAGGCGAACTTCGTGAAGGTCGTTGTCAACGGCGAGAGCTGGGGCATTTACGGCAGCGTGCAGCAGTTCGACAAGGCGTTCCTCAGCGAGAACTACAAGAGCACGAAGGGCACGCGCTGGAAGGTCCGCGGCAGCCCCGGCGGGCGCGGCGGGCTGGAATACTTCGGCGAGGACGCGGCCGCGTACAAGCGCGTCTTCGAGATGAAGGGGAACGAGAACGAGGCCGCGTGGAAGGCGCTCATTAATCTGTGCAAGGTGCTGAACCAGACGCCCGCGGACAAGCTCGAAGAGGCCCTCAAGCCGATCCTGGATGTCGAGGGCGTGCTGTGGTTCCTCGCGCTGGACAACGCGCTCATCAACTGCGACGGCTACTGGATTCGGTCCAGCGATTACAGCATTTGCCTCGACGATAAGGGCAAGTTCCACATCGTCCCGCACGACATGAACGAAGCGTTCCGTCCCGCAGGCGGTCCCGGCATGGGCGGTCCGGGGGGCGGCATGGTCTTCCGTATGCCGCCCCCCGGCGTGATCCTCCCGCCGCCGGCGCAGGACACGCTCCAACTCACCGAGGAGCAAAAGAAGAAACTGGCCGAGGTACAGAAGAGTGTGGACGAGCAAATCGAAAAGTTGCTGACCGACGACCAGCGCAAGACGTTCAAGGAGATGAAGGATCGCGCCGCGGCCGGCGGACCGGGTGGCGGGTTCGGTGGTCCCGGTGGAGGTGGCCCGGGCGGTGGGTTCGGCGGTCCCGGTGGACCGGGCGGCGGAATGGGTGGCGGGCGCGCGGGTGGTGGGGTCGAACTCGATCCGCTCGTCGGGCTGACCGACGCCAGCAAGCCGCTCCGGAGCAAGTTGCTCGCGGTGCCCGCGTTCAAGGCGAAGTACCTGGCGAACGTGAAGAAGATCGCCGAAGAATCGCTCGATTGGAAGAAACTTGGTCCGGTCGTGGCCGGGTTCCGCAAACAGATCGAGAAGGAAGTGGAAATCGATTCGCGGAAGCTCGATTCGTTCGAGGCGTTCAAACGGAACACCGACGATACGGCTCCCACGGCCGGAGGTGGTCCGGGCGGTCCGGGGGGGCGCGGTCCGGGCGGGCAGGGGATGAACATCCGGGCCTTCGCGGAGCAGCGGCAGAAGTATTTGTTGAGTAACGCGGACGTGAAAAAGGCCGGGCAGTAA
- a CDS encoding CotH kinase family protein has protein sequence MSRRFWPASAIVVAIPALFWAPVPAFAAPDVPKKAPAGADVFGHDKVWQFQLTLTADEYQAMQPAQGGFGFPGGGFPGGPMPPPKVEPKPGEPKRETHRSAFNVEFPLAVAALTADGRTIEKVGLRYKGNSTYLSTSRNLKRSLKVDLDKHSDAARFHGLKALNLHCGVMDPTKTREALAYSIYRTAGVPAPRTAFAEVTLSVPGKYDKELVGMYTLVEGVDKNFLKQHYKTDKGLLMKPERVRGLDYLGEDWARYKDNYQPKRDATKDETKRVIDFTKLVNQGADAEFNKEIANYLDVGAFLKYMAVTAIISNLDSFFTLGHNYCLYLHPETNKFHFVPWDVDLALGNFAFLGTADQQMDLSLTKPYGGPSRLADRLMANKAFADRYQQILREVVPVCFDKDKLLKEIAVIEKTVKPLIEKETKAVAARKENAGGFGPPGGFGPPGGMGFGAPPPDLNKFVEKRAESIAAQLAGKSKGYTPNGFGFGPPGGMPPGGFQRPLPGDVLPPNVQNTLQMTEQQKKDLSELQNKVNAELDKILTPDQRAQLKRLRESPGGMGWFGPPMPPRP, from the coding sequence ATGAGCAGGCGGTTCTGGCCCGCAAGTGCGATCGTGGTCGCGATACCCGCGTTGTTCTGGGCGCCGGTGCCCGCATTCGCCGCGCCCGATGTGCCGAAGAAGGCGCCCGCGGGCGCGGACGTGTTCGGTCACGACAAGGTCTGGCAGTTCCAACTCACACTCACCGCGGACGAGTACCAGGCCATGCAGCCGGCCCAGGGCGGGTTCGGGTTTCCCGGGGGCGGCTTCCCCGGCGGGCCGATGCCCCCGCCAAAAGTGGAACCAAAGCCCGGCGAGCCGAAGCGCGAAACGCACCGCAGCGCGTTCAACGTCGAGTTCCCACTGGCGGTCGCAGCGCTCACGGCCGACGGCCGAACCATCGAGAAGGTCGGGCTGCGGTACAAGGGGAACTCCACCTACCTGTCGACCAGTCGCAACCTCAAGCGCTCACTCAAGGTGGACCTCGACAAGCACAGCGACGCGGCCCGCTTCCACGGGCTGAAGGCGCTCAACCTGCACTGCGGGGTCATGGACCCGACGAAGACCCGCGAGGCACTCGCGTACTCGATCTATCGCACCGCCGGCGTGCCCGCACCGCGGACCGCGTTCGCGGAAGTGACCCTCAGCGTGCCGGGCAAGTACGACAAGGAGCTCGTCGGCATGTACACCCTCGTCGAGGGCGTGGACAAAAATTTCTTGAAGCAGCACTACAAGACCGACAAGGGTTTGTTAATGAAGCCCGAGCGCGTTCGCGGGCTGGACTACCTCGGTGAGGATTGGGCGCGCTATAAGGACAACTACCAACCCAAACGCGACGCGACGAAGGACGAGACCAAGCGCGTGATCGACTTCACCAAACTGGTGAACCAGGGGGCGGACGCGGAGTTCAACAAGGAGATCGCGAACTACCTCGATGTGGGCGCGTTCCTCAAGTACATGGCCGTCACCGCGATCATCTCCAACCTCGATAGTTTCTTCACGCTCGGGCACAACTACTGTCTGTACCTGCACCCGGAAACGAACAAGTTCCACTTCGTCCCGTGGGACGTTGATCTCGCGCTCGGGAACTTCGCGTTCCTAGGCACCGCCGATCAGCAGATGGACCTGAGCCTCACCAAGCCCTACGGCGGGCCGTCGCGCCTCGCGGACCGGCTCATGGCGAACAAGGCGTTCGCGGACCGGTACCAGCAAATTCTCCGGGAAGTCGTCCCCGTCTGCTTCGATAAGGACAAGCTCCTGAAGGAAATTGCGGTGATCGAGAAAACGGTGAAGCCGCTCATCGAAAAGGAAACGAAGGCCGTGGCCGCGCGGAAGGAGAACGCGGGCGGGTTCGGCCCCCCGGGTGGCTTCGGCCCGCCCGGAGGAATGGGCTTCGGCGCGCCTCCGCCGGACCTGAACAAGTTCGTCGAGAAGCGCGCGGAGTCGATCGCGGCACAGCTCGCGGGCAAGAGCAAGGGGTACACGCCCAACGGGTTCGGCTTCGGCCCCCCGGGTGGAATGCCGCCGGGCGGGTTCCAGCGCCCGCTCCCGGGCGACGTGCTCCCGCCGAACGTGCAAAACACGCTTCAAATGACCGAGCAGCAGAAGAAAGACCTGTCCGAGCTACAAAACAAGGTGAACGCGGAACTGGACAAGATCCTGACGCCCGATCAGCGCGCCCAACTCAAGCGCTTGCGCGAAAGCCCGGGCGGAATGGGCTGGTTCGGCCCGCCGATGCCCCCGCGCCCCTGA
- a CDS encoding IS110 family transposase: MTTACFVGIDVSKDHLDLHARPDGSAARYTNDPTGIAALLARVGERAPERIVLEATGGFEGAVAAALAAAGHPVAVVNPRQVRDFARATGKFAKTDAIDAAVLAHFAEAIRPEVRALPGAEAVALAGLVDRRRQLLEMRTAEANRLALATARVATSVRAHIAWLSKQLDQVDKELAELIEARPVWRAKDDLLQGVPGIGPVVSRVLVSELPELGTLSNKRIASLVGVAPMSRDSGRMSGTRSIAGGRAGVRSGLYMAILSAVRYNEPIRAFYQKRRKAGKAIKVAQVAAMRKLLVILNAMIRDNKPWTPNVATA; encoded by the coding sequence ATGACGACCGCATGTTTCGTGGGGATCGATGTCTCCAAGGATCATCTCGACCTCCACGCGCGGCCCGACGGATCGGCCGCGCGCTACACCAACGACCCGACCGGTATTGCGGCCCTACTCGCGCGCGTGGGCGAACGGGCGCCCGAGCGCATCGTCCTCGAAGCCACCGGGGGGTTCGAGGGCGCGGTGGCCGCGGCCCTCGCCGCGGCCGGGCACCCCGTGGCCGTCGTCAACCCGCGCCAGGTACGGGACTTCGCCCGGGCCACCGGCAAGTTCGCCAAGACCGACGCCATCGACGCCGCGGTACTGGCCCATTTCGCCGAGGCCATCCGACCCGAGGTCCGGGCGCTCCCCGGTGCCGAGGCCGTGGCCCTCGCGGGTCTCGTGGACCGGCGCCGCCAGCTGTTGGAGATGCGCACCGCGGAGGCCAACCGCCTGGCCCTGGCGACCGCGCGCGTGGCGACGAGCGTGCGGGCCCACATCGCGTGGCTCTCGAAGCAACTGGACCAGGTCGACAAGGAACTGGCCGAGCTCATTGAAGCGCGTCCGGTGTGGCGCGCCAAGGACGACCTGCTCCAAGGGGTTCCGGGCATCGGACCGGTCGTGAGCCGGGTGCTGGTGAGCGAGCTCCCGGAGCTGGGAACGCTCTCGAACAAGCGGATCGCGTCGCTCGTGGGCGTGGCCCCGATGAGCCGCGACAGTGGCCGGATGTCGGGCACCCGTTCGATCGCCGGCGGGCGCGCGGGCGTTCGGAGCGGCCTGTACATGGCGATCCTCTCGGCCGTGCGGTACAACGAGCCGATCCGCGCGTTCTATCAGAAGCGGCGAAAGGCGGGTAAAGCGATCAAGGTCGCGCAGGTGGCGGCGATGCGCAAGCTCCTCGTCATCCTTAATGCCATGATCCGCGACAACAAACCGTGGACCCCGAACGTCGCCACCGCCTAA
- a CDS encoding DUF1552 domain-containing protein produces the protein MPLAPLNRRTVLRAAGTAIGLPLLDAMLPIGRGAEQKVAAMRAKRVLLIGRGLGFHAPFLFPQKAGKDYEPTRYLKPLQDHRDRFTVFSGMSHRGYPGGHGTGAALFTGVAPEGMRQGDLRNTISLDQEVAGRLGGETRFASLQLGGGDLSWNRKGVKLPSEDRATQAFKQLFINGTPAEVAREIERIKSGQSILDGVREQANALAKTLGPTDRQRLDLMLTSIREAEQRLQQDQAWVKTPKPKVSAKPVTDDHTTDNKMLARERQWFDLVHLALQTDSTRAVSLFLWSHNERIDLPGVAVSHHDASHHGQDDSKIKQLATIEEAEMKLFGEFLGKMHETEEGGSSLLDQTVIVHASNLGNASAHTSDNLPIILAGGGFKHAGHLAFDRKNNEPLSNLFVRVLHQMGLEIDKFGSSTGALSGV, from the coding sequence ATGCCACTCGCACCGCTGAACCGCCGCACCGTTCTCCGCGCCGCGGGCACCGCGATCGGGCTCCCGCTGCTCGACGCGATGCTCCCGATCGGGCGCGGCGCGGAGCAAAAAGTGGCCGCCATGCGAGCGAAGCGCGTGCTCCTCATCGGGCGCGGGCTCGGGTTCCACGCGCCGTTCCTGTTCCCTCAGAAGGCCGGGAAGGACTACGAGCCGACGCGGTACCTGAAACCGCTCCAGGACCACCGCGACCGCTTCACCGTGTTCTCCGGGATGTCGCACCGCGGGTACCCCGGCGGTCACGGAACCGGGGCCGCGCTGTTCACCGGCGTGGCCCCAGAGGGGATGCGCCAGGGCGACTTACGGAACACGATTTCGCTCGATCAGGAGGTCGCGGGGCGACTCGGGGGCGAGACGCGGTTCGCGTCCCTGCAACTCGGTGGCGGCGACCTGTCGTGGAACCGCAAGGGCGTGAAACTGCCGTCCGAGGACCGGGCCACACAAGCCTTCAAGCAGTTGTTCATTAACGGTACGCCCGCAGAAGTCGCGCGCGAGATCGAGCGCATCAAGAGCGGGCAGAGCATCCTCGACGGCGTGCGCGAGCAGGCCAACGCGCTCGCGAAGACCCTCGGCCCGACCGACCGCCAGCGCCTCGACCTCATGCTCACGTCCATCCGGGAGGCCGAACAGCGCCTTCAACAGGACCAGGCGTGGGTCAAGACGCCCAAGCCCAAAGTGAGCGCCAAACCGGTTACCGATGACCACACCACCGACAACAAGATGCTGGCGCGCGAGCGGCAGTGGTTCGATCTCGTACACCTGGCGCTCCAGACCGATTCCACGCGCGCCGTATCCTTGTTTCTCTGGTCCCACAACGAACGCATCGACCTACCGGGCGTCGCGGTCTCGCACCACGACGCCTCGCACCACGGGCAGGACGATTCAAAAATCAAGCAACTCGCGACGATCGAGGAAGCGGAGATGAAGCTCTTTGGTGAGTTCCTCGGCAAAATGCACGAGACGGAAGAGGGCGGCTCGTCGCTCCTCGACCAGACCGTGATCGTCCACGCGAGCAACCTCGGCAACGCGTCCGCTCACACCAGCGACAACCTGCCGATTATTCTGGCGGGCGGCGGGTTCAAGCACGCGGGCCACCTCGCGTTCGACCGCAAGAACAACGAGCCCCTGTCGAACCTGTTCGTCCGCGTGCTCCACCAAATGGGGCTCGAGATCGATAAGTTCGGCAGCAGCACCGGGGCACTTTCCGGGGTGTGA
- a CDS encoding phosphate signaling complex PhoU family protein yields MPVKKMLGELQELHRDLLAFGTGVADAVAESVNVLREPHSHTFMPEPVWGASLSEHNHRVVERCHRIVLLYQPVASDFRQVTSVLHAASELERIGALAAEIAEHWANLAALSTVPERLPQMAESVSGLIHGVLDAYEHHETVPTRRTARTLTEIADCAESVTEWLTGAMKADPAAVEPGLSLFAVVRNLRAIADHATRFAEALALVENGSFSPATRTATGTETPRLATGRR; encoded by the coding sequence ATGCCCGTTAAAAAGATGCTCGGCGAACTACAAGAACTTCACCGCGATCTGCTGGCGTTCGGAACCGGCGTGGCGGACGCGGTGGCAGAATCGGTCAACGTGCTCCGCGAGCCGCACTCGCACACGTTCATGCCGGAACCGGTGTGGGGCGCGTCGCTGAGCGAACACAATCACCGGGTCGTCGAGCGGTGCCACCGGATCGTGCTCCTCTACCAACCGGTCGCGAGCGATTTCCGGCAAGTAACATCCGTGCTGCACGCGGCTTCCGAACTGGAGCGGATCGGGGCATTGGCCGCCGAGATCGCTGAACACTGGGCAAATTTGGCCGCGCTCTCAACTGTACCAGAGCGCCTGCCCCAAATGGCCGAGTCGGTATCCGGGCTGATTCACGGCGTTCTGGACGCCTACGAGCACCACGAGACCGTTCCAACCCGACGGACGGCACGGACGCTCACGGAAATAGCCGACTGTGCAGAATCGGTAACGGAATGGCTGACCGGCGCCATGAAAGCGGACCCCGCGGCCGTGGAACCGGGCCTGAGCTTGTTTGCCGTCGTTCGGAACCTCCGCGCAATCGCGGACCACGCGACGCGGTTTGCCGAGGCGCTGGCGCTCGTCGAAAACGGGAGTTTCAGCCCGGCCACCCGCACCGCGACGGGCACCGAAACCCCGCGATTGGCAACCGGGAGGCGCTAA
- a CDS encoding DUF47 domain-containing protein, with protein MLIDRLVRFLLPRPDQFFALLEELADKIEATAAVFAELESAAGHDRIEAIAVRLKPIESEADNVCQRLYEEIDRTFVTPIDREDLARLTKVLDNVVDGMEHTAAFAALFRFPTLTDPMRHLVRLTVACARELAGAARRLRQFANPDSVKGATIAVHALENEADAVYRKAIAALFDNGINPVELVRQKDMLFSLEEGIDQCDDAMDAIRSVVVKNG; from the coding sequence ATGTTGATCGACCGGTTGGTTCGGTTCTTACTCCCGCGTCCCGACCAGTTCTTCGCGCTGCTCGAAGAATTGGCCGACAAGATCGAAGCGACGGCGGCCGTTTTCGCCGAACTGGAGTCCGCCGCCGGCCACGACCGGATCGAGGCGATCGCGGTGCGGCTCAAGCCCATCGAGTCCGAGGCGGACAACGTGTGCCAGCGGCTCTACGAGGAGATCGACCGCACGTTCGTCACGCCCATCGATCGCGAAGACCTGGCCCGGCTGACCAAAGTGCTGGACAACGTGGTGGACGGGATGGAGCACACCGCCGCGTTCGCGGCCCTGTTCCGCTTCCCCACGCTCACCGACCCGATGCGCCACCTGGTGCGGCTCACCGTGGCCTGTGCCCGCGAACTGGCGGGCGCGGCCCGTCGGTTGCGCCAGTTCGCGAACCCCGATTCGGTGAAGGGCGCGACCATCGCCGTTCACGCGCTGGAGAACGAGGCCGACGCCGTTTACCGCAAGGCCATCGCCGCGCTCTTCGACAACGGCATCAACCCGGTCGAACTGGTCCGCCAGAAGGACATGCTGTTCAGCCTCGAAGAGGGCATCGACCAGTGTGACGACGCGATGGACGCCATTCGTTCGGTGGTGGTCAAGAATGGGTAG